The following are encoded together in the Oncorhynchus nerka isolate Pitt River linkage group LG25, Oner_Uvic_2.0, whole genome shotgun sequence genome:
- the rab3ab gene encoding RAB3A, member RAS oncogene family, b, translating into MASATATYGQKESSDQNFDYMFKILIIGNSSVGKTSFLFRYADDSFTPAFVSTVGIDFKVKTIYRNDKRIKLQIWDTAGQERYRTITTAYYRGAMGFILMYDITNEESFNAVQDWSTQIKTYSWDNAQVLLVGNKCDMEDERVVAADRGRQLSEHLGFEFFEASAKDNINVKQTFERLVDIICEKMSESLDAADPAITGAKQGPQLTEQPAAPQQDCAC; encoded by the exons aTGGCTTCAGCTACAGCTACCTATGGACAGAAGGAGTCCTCAGACCAGAACTTTGACTACATGTTCAAGATCCTCATcattggaaacagcagcgtgggCAAGACCAGCTTTCTGTTCCGCTACGCTGACGACTCCTTCACGCCGGCCTTCGTCAGCACGGTGGGTATCGACTTCAAGGTGAAGACGATCTACAGGAATGACAAGAGGATCAAGCTACAGATCTGG GATACGGCAGGGCAGGAGAGGTACAGGACTATCACCACCGCTTACTACCGCGGAGCCATGGGCTTCATCCTCATGTATGACATCACCAATGAGGAGTCTTTTAACGCTGTGCAGGACTG GTCAACCCAGATCAAGACTTACTCTTGGGACAACGCGCAGGTCCTGCTGGTGGGAAACAAGTGTGACATGGAGGACGAGAGGGTGGTGGCAGCAGACCGGGGTAGGCAGCTCTCTGAACACTTGG GGTTCGAGTTCTTTGAGGCCAGTGCCAAGGACAACATCAATGTGAAGCAGACGTTCGAGCGGTTGGTGGACATCATCTGCGAAAAGATGTCTGAGAGCTTGGACGCCGCCGACCCAGCCATCACAGGGGCCAAACAAGGGCCCCAGCTTACCGAGCAGCCCGCAGCCCCCCAACAGGACTGTGCATGCTAA